TGGTCATCTAAAACTACTACATCAGCATGAATGCAATGCGTGAATAAGATTGTAAAGGTTAATGCGATAAATAAAATAACAGAATTAGATTTCATTTTTAATCTCCCTTTGTTGCGCAGCTTTCGGATGAGTATACGCCTTTAATATAAAATTTTTCACGTATTTTTTATCAATTAAACTGATTATTTATTCTTAGAATAAATATAAAAGACAAAGAGCGTACAACTGTTCCAGTTTTGAAACAGTATTTATGCTGCGACGCAGAAAAATTGGAAACTTTTGCTCTTAACACTAAACGGTTAAATGCATATAGTTCAGTTTGTTAGTTTTTTTAATGAATTAATCAGCTAGTAAATAAAAGTAAAAAACATTACATAGTCTTAGAATAATTATTTTATTTGTAATAGCACTTCAACGCCATAATGATCCGAGAGTGGATACATTTTTCCATCCACTTCAACAATATTTTCATCAAACACGCGTCTCGCCGAGCGAATACGGCTATCCGTTCGTAAGCGTCTTGAAATATAAATGTGGTCGATGAGCTGGGCTTCGGCAGCTGTGTAGCCGCGCATTGCGTTGAGTGGATTGTCTCCAGTCCAGGTGGGTTTCGGGGTTATGCCACGCTGTTGCGCGTAGGCCGCGTAAACATCGGTGAAATCGTTTTCGAGCAAATATTTGTAATTGATCGCGGAGAATCTTGGTCCGGCGTTAAAGTCGCCAAGTATGATCTGATATTCCGTATTATTGGTTAGGGCAAGTTTCAAGGCCTGTTCCAACTGCCGGGTTCGCATCAGATTAATATTGTCATCGTCTTGCCGGTTTAATGTGCCACCAGACGTGGCATGCAAATTGATCAAATTCACGCGTTTTTGATCAGTGAGTTTGATTACCGTAGACAGAATGCCGCGATCGGCAATTAACATTTCATCAATCGGACCTTTTTCTTGCTGTGACTCGCTCATGGTGCGAATGAAGGGGTATTTGGAAAACACCATCAATCCGTTATTCAGCTTGATCAGGCTTTTGTGCGCAAAAAAGTAATACGGATACTCCTGTTTTAATTTCTGAATAAAGAATTCGATATCGCGTTTTTCGTATATCTCTTGCAATGCGATCACGTCGGCATTTCGTTGCAACAGTGCATGTGGAATGTGTTTGGCACGCTCCTCGATAAACTCGGTGGGTTTGAACACGCTTTTACCGAGTACACGAATATCCAGCAGGCCAAGATTAAAGCTTATGACTTTGAGCTGGCCGCTAAAAGCTTTAGGTGTGCTGCTAACCGGTTCTTGCACATGGGTCATGAACGGTTTAGGCAACAGGCTGGCATAAACAGCAACCACCAGGACCAGCGAAATAATGATCAGGTATTTCAGGGTTTTGAATAAGGCTCTCATGTTTGTGGTTTCCAGTGGTATTCCATGTATTTTGCTGTATTAAGTGCAACCGTTTCACCGAGTAGACGACTGACCAGATGAAACGAGGCGTCTATGCCGGCAGATATCCCACCAGAAAAAATTATTTTTCCATTATCTACGATTCTTTGATCTTCCAGTACCGTCACACTGGGATCAGCGGCCCGCAAGGAATCAAATGCCATGTGATGGGTTGTAGCATTGAGGTTTTTGCTTAATCCGGCTTTTGCCAAAAGCAAAGCGCCCGTGCATACGGATAAAATATTTTGACACTCCGGGTAAACTTCTTTTATCCAGTTTAGCAAAACCGGATTATGCATTTCTTTACGCGAACCGAATGCTGTGCCATCGGACTGGTAGCCACCGCCACCCGGAATCACGAGAATATCTGGTGCTGGTGCGTCAGTAAAAATGTAATGTGGAATGATGCCAAGAGCATTACGTGCCTGAACCGGGCTTTGTTCGGCCACGGTATAAACATTAAACGGCTTACTACCATTCTTCCTGCCGGTTACTGAAAATACTTCAAATGGACCGCTGAAGTCGAGAACTTCAACATGGTCAAAAAGCAATATAGCGACTTTTTGGACTTTAGACATCGCAGGGTATTTTCTTTATAGTGGTAAACGCAATGGTGATCTGGCTATTGTAATGCAAAGACCTAGTTGATGTTGCCTGCATAAAATAAAGCATGATAAAAAATACAATAAAATATTTGGTTAAAACCTATTTGCGACTGGGGTTTTTTTTCTATTATAAAAAAATCCGAATTATCGGACTTGAACGCATACCAAAGCACAAGCCGGTTTTTCTATTGCCGAATCATCAAAATGCCTTGCTGGACCCTTTGTTAATTGCTTCTCACTTGCCTGGCTTTGCACACTATCTGACTCGCGCAAATGTATTTAAAAATCCGTGGATTGCCAAATTATTGAAATTCTTTGGTCTGGTTCCAATTTATCGTTTACGTGATGGCTATGCAAGCTTGGGGAAAAATCGGGAAGTTTTTGATTTTTGTATCCAGGAGTTCTCCAAAAATGGAACTCTATTGGCGTTTCCAGAGGCGAATCATAATATCCAACGCCGTGTACGTAACCTCAGTAAGGGTTTTACCCGTATCGTGTTTCAGGAATTGGAAACTCGCCCGGATACACAACTGGAATTGCTGCCAATCGGTCTGAATTATAAGCAGGCGGATCAATGGCCGGATAGGGTCTCTATCTATTTCGGGGATCCGATCCCGGTACAAAAATATCGAGCAGAAAACCCTAAAGAGATGACCGAACATTTGCGACGCAATGTCCAGACAGCCTTAAAGCGCCTGACCACGGATATTCCTGTCAAGAATTATCCGGAAATAGAAAAGCAGTTAAGGGCAAGTGGTACAGATTTTCAGGACCCGGTACTTTTGAATCAATGGATTGCTTCAGAGGTTCCCGTAATCGAGGTAAAGACGCCCCGCCTCAAGGCCGGACTAAGTGCAATTCTAAAAGCTTTACTCAAGGTAAATTTATGGCTGCCATACCTGATCTGGAAATATTATATTCGTCCAAGAATTCAGGAAAAGGAATTTATTTCAACTTTCCGCTATAGCGTGGCAATCACCTTAGTGCCCGTTTACCTGTTATTGATTGCAACAATACTGAGTATTATCACTGGCCCCGGTATTGCGTTACAGTATTTGTTGGCTGTTTTGCTGCTGGCTTTATTGAGCGTTAAAATCTGAGCGATAGACAACTCAATCCACCGTCGAGTTTCTGAAACTCTGACGCATCCAATTCAAGCACTTCATATCCTGCGCCAACAATAAGTTTACGAGTTTCCGGAAAACCTGCTGGCATAATTACAGTGTCATTTATCCAGATGCTGTTAGCGGCATAACTTTCAGATTCCGGAACTTCTATAATATTGAAATCCTGAAATTCGGGTTTCTGCAAAAACTCACCACAGGCCAGTAAATTATTATTTTCCAGGTAGGCTACACCGGTTTTCAAATGCAAGACATTTTTCAAATTTACGGTTGATGCCGTCAGGCCATGCTTGCCAAGGATTGATTGCATTTGTCTCGCGCCAAACTGATTTGTGCGCTCCGACAAACCAATGTAGAAATGATCGTTCACCATCATGATGTCTCCGGCATCTACAGTGCCAGGCGAGCTGATCTTTTCCACTTCGGGGTAAAATTCCTCGAGGGTGGCCAGGATGTGTTTGCCTTCGTCACGCCGGCTGTATGCCCCGGGGCGGGTCAGGATGGCGCAGTCATCAGAGAGCAGGGCAACATCTTCCACAAAACACGAGTCGGGAAAATCTTCCAATGCGGGAAGGATGATTACGTCTAAACCACATGACTCAAGAGCAATAATATACTGAGCGTGTTGTTCAAGTGCCAAACTATGGTTGGGTTTGCCCAGACTCGCAGAGGTGATCCCGTCAATCATGGAGCGGGCAGGGGTGCGCACAATGGCCTTGGTGAACATGGTGTTTCCTAAGTGGCGATGAGCCGGAGTTGTTGTCGGAGTAATTCCTGGAAATGTAATACGCCAGTTTCACGTAGCATATTCAAGCGTCCCTGTTCATAGCAGCCGGATTGTAAACCTTTTTGCACGGCTTCGCATATCTGGATGTCTTCTTTTTGTATTTCATCACTCAAGGCAATGTCTTGTTCGATGAATTGTTGAGTTTCTTGTGAATCTATGTCGCTGTAAAAATAATCAAAAGTTACCAGAGTTTCACCACTATTCAACGCGCTAACGCGATTGGTCTGCAAACGACCCGGCAAAATATTCAACATCAGATTGGGAAAAACACAATAGTAATGGGCTTTGCCTTCGCCATAGAAATTTGATGGATTGTCAACTTGTTCCAATGGACTGAACTGGTAACTGTACCAGGGATGTAGTGTGGTTT
The window above is part of the Gammaproteobacteria bacterium genome. Proteins encoded here:
- a CDS encoding DJ-1/PfpI family protein — its product is MSKVQKVAILLFDHVEVLDFSGPFEVFSVTGRKNGSKPFNVYTVAEQSPVQARNALGIIPHYIFTDAPAPDILVIPGGGGYQSDGTAFGSRKEMHNPVLLNWIKEVYPECQNILSVCTGALLLAKAGLSKNLNATTHHMAFDSLRAADPSVTVLEDQRIVDNGKIIFSGGISAGIDASFHLVSRLLGETVALNTAKYMEYHWKPQT
- a CDS encoding glycerol acyltransferase, translating into MIKNTIKYLVKTYLRLGFFFYYKKIRIIGLERIPKHKPVFLLPNHQNALLDPLLIASHLPGFAHYLTRANVFKNPWIAKLLKFFGLVPIYRLRDGYASLGKNREVFDFCIQEFSKNGTLLAFPEANHNIQRRVRNLSKGFTRIVFQELETRPDTQLELLPIGLNYKQADQWPDRVSIYFGDPIPVQKYRAENPKEMTEHLRRNVQTALKRLTTDIPVKNYPEIEKQLRASGTDFQDPVLLNQWIASEVPVIEVKTPRLKAGLSAILKALLKVNLWLPYLIWKYYIRPRIQEKEFISTFRYSVAITLVPVYLLLIATILSIITGPGIALQYLLAVLLLALLSVKI
- a CDS encoding N(G),N(G)-dimethylarginine dimethylaminohydrolase translates to MFTKAIVRTPARSMIDGITSASLGKPNHSLALEQHAQYIIALESCGLDVIILPALEDFPDSCFVEDVALLSDDCAILTRPGAYSRRDEGKHILATLEEFYPEVEKISSPGTVDAGDIMMVNDHFYIGLSERTNQFGARQMQSILGKHGLTASTVNLKNVLHLKTGVAYLENNNLLACGEFLQKPEFQDFNIIEVPESESYAANSIWINDTVIMPAGFPETRKLIVGAGYEVLELDASEFQKLDGGLSCLSLRF